In one Acanthochromis polyacanthus isolate Apoly-LR-REF ecotype Palm Island chromosome 20, KAUST_Apoly_ChrSc, whole genome shotgun sequence genomic region, the following are encoded:
- the LOC110964148 gene encoding receptor activity-modifying protein 3-like, with product MDTNEFAVLKLFVVGLLVNAWMMKGLSATDSFNIEPTPPQLKKVCNESRLQWEMEVCGEEFKQKMAHIDQQYWCNLTHFIREYHLFTFCTEKKSQNLDCYWPNPLVESYIIRIHKHFFSNCTMESVIWVDPPDDTLTILILIPVFLTLAMIALVVWCSKRSDILA from the exons TGAACGCCTGGATGATGAAAGGGTTGTCAG CCACCGACAGCTTCAACATAGAGCCAACTCCTCCCCAGCTGAAGAAGGTCTGCAATGAGTCCCGTCTGCAGTGGGAGATGGAGGTGTGTGGAGAGGAGTTCAAGCAGAAGATGGCTCACATAGACCAACAGTACTGGTGTAACCTCACACACTTCATCAG AGAGTACCACTTATTCACCTTCTGCACGGAGAAAAAGTCCCAAAACCTGGACTGCTACTGGCCCAACCCACTGGTGGAGAGCTACATCATCCGCATACACAAGCACTTTTTCTCCAACTGCACCATGGAGTCGGTGATATGGGTCGATCCACCGGACGATACGTTAaccatcctcatcctcatccccGTTTTCCTCACCTTGGCCATGATTGCGTTGGTGGTCTGGTGCAGCAAGAGGAGCGATATCCTGGCTTAG